A segment of the Symmachiella macrocystis genome:
AGCGATTTCCCCTCCTTTGAAGAAGCCAAACGGCTCGGCAAAGGCTTCAGCGCTGTCAACGAGCGTGGCAAATACCAAGTCACAGACTCCGAGCTGTTCCCTGCAGCGATCAAACAGCTGCATGAGGAACTGCAATCACCGGAATTTGTCGAGAACTTAAGAACGCTTTCAGGATTCAAAGACCTCATCGGCGATCCGGAACTTGTGGGGGGCGGAATGCATCAAACCGGCCCGCGGGGGCACCTGGATGTCCACATTGATTTTAATTACATCAAACATCGCCAGTTACATCGCCGGCTCAACATTTTGGTGTTCTTCAATCGGGATTGGCGCGACGAATGGGGCGGCATGACCGAACTCTGGGATGAGAACGTCAAGACACTAGCGCACAGCTTTGCGCCGATTTACAATCGCTGCGTGATTTTTGAAACCAGCGAAATCAGTTGGCATGGGGTGAGCGCCGTGACTTGTCCTCCGTCGAACAGTCGAAAGTCGTTTGCCGGCTATTACTATACCCCCTGCACTGCTGAAGAAATCGACAACAGCGGGCATGGCACGATCTTTCAGGCACGGCCAACGGAACATTCCAAGCGATATGTTTCGATGCCCGTACAATCGATGCGGCGCTGGCTTCGTCGCAAAATCAGTGTTGGCTTACGAGGAATCAAGCAAAAGTGATATCGGCAACCACATTTGACTGGAATCGTGAAACGGTCCGGCGATTTTGGGACCCGTCACGAAAACTCCTCTACCATTTGCGTCGTTACCAAGCGCAGACAACGGGTACGCTGCGCTGCAAATTGCTGCGCAAATGGCATGCGTTCTTCCACCAAGTTTGGTCGGTGATTTGTGGCGCCGACATTCCACTGAACAGCCAAATCGGAGGGGGGTTGATCATGCCGCACCCCAACGGAATTGTTATCCATCCCGATGCGGTCATCGGAGCGAATTGCCTGTTCTTTCAACAGGTCACCATC
Coding sequences within it:
- a CDS encoding serine O-acetyltransferase, coding for MISATTFDWNRETVRRFWDPSRKLLYHLRRYQAQTTGTLRCKLLRKWHAFFHQVWSVICGADIPLNSQIGGGLIMPHPNGIVIHPDAVIGANCLFFQQVTIGTGGKQKGCPRIGGHVDIGAGAKVLGGVVIGDHAKIGANAVVLCDVPNHATAVGIPARILKCEVEEQRVDERFG
- a CDS encoding 2OG-Fe(II) oxygenase, translating into MSALQTPIIRNIDFESAATEFRAAAPFPHICFDNFLLPEAAATIESDFPSFEEAKRLGKGFSAVNERGKYQVTDSELFPAAIKQLHEELQSPEFVENLRTLSGFKDLIGDPELVGGGMHQTGPRGHLDVHIDFNYIKHRQLHRRLNILVFFNRDWRDEWGGMTELWDENVKTLAHSFAPIYNRCVIFETSEISWHGVSAVTCPPSNSRKSFAGYYYTPCTAEEIDNSGHGTIFQARPTEHSKRYVSMPVQSMRRWLRRKISVGLRGIKQK